Proteins encoded by one window of Lutibacter sp. A64:
- a CDS encoding alpha-L-fucosidase, translating into MDRRNFITLSLLASAGAMLYTGCSNIIGNSIPPYLKDYEDLYNQDPRKAAVEWFKEARYGMFIHYGLYSLLGRHEWVMHNEKIHVAEYAKLKDKFTAEKFDADFITDLALEAGMKYINLTTRHHDSFCLWDTKFTDFNSVNSPAKRDLVAELSEQCNKKGLAFFLYYSHGRDWRHPHAPNNDKWKGAARPDYETKEPFYKYGEEHDLNIYLEFMSNQVNELLENYDNIAGIWLDGFATPASGDRSLFKCQDLYDLIHSKQPQTLVSYKQGMLGTEDFLAPERKYKKGQKIEKPLEICDHLQRKGWGYLSSEDGNHKSKEEVIKMLKRANEYPANLLLNTGPLPSGEMHPEDVKVLREVGQEIKSKGWEALLKEV; encoded by the coding sequence ATGGATAGAAGAAATTTTATAACCTTATCGTTGTTAGCAAGTGCTGGAGCAATGCTATATACTGGATGTTCAAATATTATTGGTAATTCTATACCTCCATATTTAAAAGATTATGAAGATCTTTATAATCAAGATCCTAGAAAAGCAGCAGTTGAATGGTTTAAAGAAGCGCGTTATGGAATGTTTATTCACTATGGGTTATATTCTCTTTTAGGAAGACATGAATGGGTAATGCATAATGAAAAAATTCATGTAGCTGAATATGCCAAGTTAAAAGATAAATTTACGGCCGAAAAATTTGATGCGGATTTTATTACAGATCTTGCTCTTGAAGCAGGAATGAAGTATATAAATTTAACCACACGTCATCACGATAGTTTTTGCCTGTGGGATACAAAATTTACAGACTTCAATAGTGTAAATTCCCCTGCAAAAAGAGATTTAGTAGCTGAACTTTCAGAACAATGTAATAAAAAAGGTTTAGCATTTTTCTTATACTATTCTCATGGACGTGATTGGCGTCATCCACACGCTCCAAATAACGATAAATGGAAAGGAGCTGCGCGTCCAGATTACGAAACCAAAGAACCATTTTATAAATATGGAGAAGAACATGATTTAAATATTTATTTAGAATTTATGTCTAACCAAGTGAATGAATTACTTGAAAATTATGACAATATTGCCGGTATATGGTTAGATGGTTTTGCTACACCAGCTTCGGGAGATCGTTCTCTTTTTAAATGTCAAGACTTATACGATTTAATTCATAGCAAACAACCACAAACCTTGGTTTCATATAAGCAAGGGATGCTTGGAACAGAAGATTTTCTTGCTCCTGAGCGTAAATATAAAAAAGGACAAAAAATAGAAAAACCTTTAGAAATTTGCGATCATTTACAACGAAAAGGGTGGGGCTATCTTTCTTCAGAAGATGGAAATCATAAATCTAAAGAAGAAGTGATAAAGATGCTTAAAAGAGCAAATGAATATCCAGCTAATTTATTGTTAAATACAGGGCCGTTACCAAGTGGAGAAATGCATCCTGAAGATGTAAAGGTACTGCGTGAAGTTGGACAAGAAATAAAATCAAAAGGATGGGAAGCCCTTTTAAAAGAGGTTTAG
- a CDS encoding sulfatase-like hydrolase/transferase has translation MKKILVIFLLCMVYVTSYAQTENKKRPNFLFVLVDDQSPFDLKIYDEKSILDTPNIDKLAKEGIVFDSARNMGAMNGAVCTPSRHMIMSGRKVWDLPRSAGFNENITAPDSLELQTIGAVFNRAGYKTMRTCKQGNSYGAANKQFTVVHDAVKRGGTEETGSAWHSKQVLNYLENREESKETDPFFIYFGFSHPHDERNGTPELLAKYGATNHKDPNTIPPINSKQPGVQDNYLPAHPFFHGHKNLRDEERVVGVWKNRDKQTIQNELGREYACSENIDIQMGKVLKKLEEMGELDNTYIIYTSDHGIAIGRHGLMGKQNLYEHTSRVPFIIKGPNIKAGQRVKGNVYLLDILPTVCDLAGIEIPETVQGVSFKPLLEGKKNTMRDVMYGVYCGGSKPGMRSVIKGDWKLIKYDLMKGSIRKTQLFNLAENPNEFLEEHQKLGEMETNLANNPLYAEKLAEMEQLLLEQMIENNDPYRLWDQEK, from the coding sequence ATGAAAAAAATACTTGTAATTTTTTTATTGTGTATGGTATATGTTACATCATATGCACAAACAGAAAACAAAAAAAGACCAAATTTTCTATTTGTATTAGTAGATGATCAATCTCCGTTCGATTTAAAAATCTACGATGAAAAATCAATACTAGATACTCCAAATATTGATAAACTAGCAAAAGAAGGAATAGTTTTTGACAGCGCACGTAATATGGGAGCTATGAATGGAGCTGTTTGTACGCCTTCTCGTCATATGATTATGTCTGGGCGTAAAGTTTGGGATTTACCACGTAGTGCTGGTTTTAACGAAAATATAACTGCTCCAGATAGTTTAGAACTTCAAACAATAGGAGCCGTTTTTAATAGAGCTGGTTATAAAACCATGCGAACTTGTAAACAAGGAAATTCTTACGGAGCAGCAAACAAACAATTTACAGTAGTTCATGATGCTGTAAAACGTGGAGGTACCGAAGAAACAGGTAGTGCTTGGCATTCTAAACAAGTACTTAATTATTTAGAAAATCGTGAAGAAAGTAAAGAAACAGACCCTTTCTTTATTTATTTTGGGTTTTCTCACCCACACGACGAGCGTAATGGAACTCCAGAGTTGTTAGCAAAATATGGAGCTACAAATCATAAAGATCCTAACACAATTCCCCCTATAAATTCAAAACAACCAGGTGTACAAGATAATTACCTGCCAGCACACCCATTCTTTCACGGGCATAAAAATTTAAGAGATGAAGAACGTGTAGTTGGAGTTTGGAAAAATAGAGATAAACAAACAATTCAAAATGAATTAGGACGCGAATATGCTTGTAGTGAAAACATAGACATTCAAATGGGTAAGGTGCTTAAGAAGCTTGAAGAAATGGGAGAATTAGATAATACCTATATTATTTATACTTCGGATCACGGAATTGCAATAGGAAGGCATGGTCTTATGGGAAAACAAAATTTGTACGAACATACTTCTCGTGTGCCATTTATAATTAAAGGTCCAAATATTAAAGCAGGGCAACGTGTTAAGGGAAATGTTTATCTTTTAGATATTTTACCAACAGTTTGTGATTTAGCGGGTATTGAGATTCCAGAAACTGTTCAAGGAGTTAGTTTTAAACCATTGTTAGAAGGTAAAAAAAATACTATGAGAGATGTTATGTACGGAGTATATTGTGGAGGGTCTAAACCTGGAATGCGTAGTGTTATTAAAGGTGATTGGAAACTTATAAAATACGATCTTATGAAAGGTTCTATTAGAAAAACACAACTTTTTAATCTTGCTGAAAATCCGAATGAGTTTTTAGAAGAGCACCAAAAATTGGGTGAAATGGAAACTAATTTAGCTAACAATCCTTTATATGCCGAAAAATTAGCAGAAATGGAACAATTATTATTAGAACAAATGATAGAAAATAATGATCCCTATAGATTGTGGGATCAAGAAAAATAA
- a CDS encoding sulfatase family protein: MQKPNKLLLILVFIPLLFNSCSTQKSKKTAILQKPNIIYILADDLGYGDIQSFNSEGKIPTPNIDKMASNGVMFTDAHTSSSVCTPTRYGILTGRYNWRSALKSGVLGGYSKTLITPNRTTVADVLKNQGYTTAFIGKWHLGWDWQFNTDTEVKQINNLHTIQDVNYKAPIKNGPSTHGFDYSFGFCGSLDMPPYVYVENDYATMEPTKTTANRNTKGFWRKGPTSDDFVHETVLQDLTDKAIGYIDEKAKGNEPFFLYFPLPAPHTPILPTKEFLGKSNTNEYGDFVMQVDDVVRQIRETLKKQGISENTLLVFTSDNGCSPRANFNELEKFNHDPSYVYRGMKADIYEGGHRVPFVVEWPSKALKNSSSDQTICTTDFFATCAEISGYEIKDSEGEDSFSMLPLILGTNKVAAREYTVHHSINGSFAIREGDWKLCVTEGSAGWSYPKPQEIKNKNLDLPAMQLFNLKDDIGETKNLIAEYPKKAAELKEALKKIILEGRSTKGTTQTNEEMDNWKQIEPIIN, encoded by the coding sequence ATGCAAAAACCTAACAAACTACTATTGATTTTAGTATTTATTCCATTATTGTTTAATAGTTGTTCTACTCAAAAATCAAAAAAAACGGCAATTCTCCAAAAGCCAAATATCATTTATATTTTAGCTGATGATTTAGGTTATGGAGATATACAAAGTTTTAATTCAGAAGGAAAAATACCTACTCCAAATATAGATAAAATGGCAAGTAATGGCGTTATGTTTACAGATGCTCATACGTCATCTTCGGTTTGTACTCCAACAAGATATGGTATTTTAACAGGGCGTTATAATTGGCGTAGTGCTTTAAAAAGTGGTGTGCTTGGTGGTTATTCAAAAACATTAATTACACCAAATCGTACTACGGTTGCTGATGTATTAAAAAATCAAGGATATACTACTGCGTTTATTGGTAAATGGCATTTGGGTTGGGACTGGCAATTTAATACAGATACTGAAGTAAAACAAATAAACAATTTACATACAATACAAGATGTAAATTATAAAGCTCCTATAAAAAATGGACCGTCAACCCATGGGTTCGATTATTCATTTGGGTTTTGCGGTTCTTTAGACATGCCACCGTATGTTTATGTAGAAAATGATTATGCAACCATGGAACCAACAAAAACTACAGCCAATAGAAATACAAAAGGTTTTTGGAGAAAAGGACCTACTTCAGATGATTTTGTTCATGAAACAGTTTTACAAGATTTAACAGATAAAGCAATTGGTTATATTGATGAAAAAGCTAAAGGAAACGAACCGTTCTTTTTATATTTTCCGTTACCTGCACCACATACACCAATTTTACCTACAAAAGAATTTTTAGGAAAAAGTAATACAAATGAATATGGAGATTTTGTAATGCAAGTAGATGATGTTGTACGTCAAATTAGAGAAACACTTAAAAAACAAGGTATTTCAGAAAATACATTATTGGTATTTACAAGTGATAATGGTTGTTCTCCAAGAGCAAATTTTAATGAATTAGAAAAGTTTAATCACGACCCTAGTTATGTTTATAGAGGAATGAAAGCCGATATTTACGAAGGAGGTCATCGTGTGCCTTTTGTTGTAGAGTGGCCAAGTAAAGCATTAAAAAATTCTAGTTCAGACCAAACAATTTGTACTACAGATTTTTTTGCTACTTGTGCAGAAATTTCTGGATATGAAATAAAAGATTCAGAAGGTGAAGATAGTTTTAGCATGTTGCCTTTAATTTTAGGAACTAATAAAGTTGCAGCTAGAGAATATACGGTTCATCATTCTATAAATGGAAGTTTTGCAATAAGAGAAGGAGATTGGAAATTATGTGTTACTGAAGGTTCTGCTGGATGGAGTTATCCAAAACCTCAAGAAATTAAAAATAAGAATCTAGATTTACCAGCAATGCAATTGTTTAATCTTAAAGATGATATTGGAGAAACTAAAAATCTAATAGCCGAATATCCAAAAAAGGCAGCTGAACTAAAAGAAGCATTAAAGAAAATTATTTTAGAAGGTAGAAGTACCAAAGGAACTACCCAAACAAATGAAGAAATGGATAATTGGAAGCAAATAGAGCCAATAATTAATTAA
- a CDS encoding alpha-L-fucosidase, whose amino-acid sequence MKNTIILSLLIFTFISSNAQEKKIWDETAKEKTERLAWWTNDRFGMFIHWGTYSLAGRHEWVKKRERISDEDYQKYFDNFNPDLYNPTEWAKLAKEAGMKYAVITTKHHEGFTLFDSKYTEYKVTNTEYGKDALKEWVDAFRAAGIKIGFYYSIIDWHHPHYTIDRVHPMSPKTDKEYKALNKNRDMSIYREYLKNQVTEILTNYGKVDMLWLDYSIPGKHGKGREDWGSVELMKLIRKLQPEIIVNDRLDLKEYAGGWDFTTPEQFKVEEWPTYNGEKIPWETCQTFSGSWGYYRDELTWKDNKQLLVLLIESVSKGGNVLLNVGPNGRGEIDYRAESALKKMGTWMKYNGKAIYGCTAAPEEFEVPANSLLTYNPKTHRLYIHLLDYPLQNFTLKGMKGKIKYAQFLHDNSEIKIANRHGAWGKEEMAAQDVNLSLPVVKPNVEIPVIEIVLK is encoded by the coding sequence ATGAAAAACACCATTATTTTATCGCTATTAATTTTTACTTTTATTAGCTCAAATGCTCAAGAGAAAAAAATTTGGGACGAAACAGCAAAAGAGAAAACAGAACGTTTGGCTTGGTGGACAAATGATCGTTTCGGAATGTTTATTCATTGGGGAACTTATTCTTTAGCTGGAAGACACGAATGGGTTAAAAAACGTGAAAGAATTTCAGATGAAGACTATCAAAAATACTTTGATAATTTTAATCCAGATTTATACAATCCAACTGAATGGGCTAAACTAGCTAAAGAAGCAGGAATGAAGTATGCTGTAATTACAACAAAACATCACGAAGGTTTTACCTTGTTCGATTCTAAATATACAGAATACAAAGTTACAAATACCGAATATGGTAAAGACGCTCTTAAAGAATGGGTTGATGCTTTTAGAGCTGCAGGAATAAAAATAGGTTTTTATTATTCTATTATTGATTGGCACCACCCTCATTATACCATTGATAGGGTACATCCAATGTCTCCAAAAACGGATAAAGAATATAAAGCATTGAATAAAAATCGCGATATGAGTATTTATCGCGAATATTTAAAAAACCAAGTAACTGAAATTTTAACAAATTACGGTAAAGTAGATATGTTATGGTTAGATTATTCTATTCCTGGTAAGCATGGTAAAGGTAGAGAAGATTGGGGCTCAGTTGAACTTATGAAGTTAATAAGAAAACTTCAGCCAGAAATTATTGTAAACGACCGATTAGATTTAAAAGAATATGCTGGAGGTTGGGATTTTACAACGCCAGAACAATTTAAAGTTGAAGAATGGCCTACTTATAATGGAGAAAAAATACCTTGGGAAACCTGTCAAACTTTTAGTGGATCTTGGGGATATTATAGAGATGAATTAACCTGGAAAGATAACAAACAGTTATTAGTATTATTAATAGAATCAGTAAGTAAAGGTGGTAATGTTTTATTAAATGTTGGCCCAAATGGAAGAGGTGAAATTGATTACCGTGCCGAAAGTGCTCTTAAAAAAATGGGAACTTGGATGAAATATAACGGAAAAGCAATTTACGGATGTACAGCCGCTCCAGAGGAATTTGAAGTTCCTGCTAATTCATTATTAACTTACAATCCAAAAACACATAGATTGTATATTCATTTATTAGATTATCCATTACAAAATTTTACCCTAAAAGGAATGAAAGGTAAAATAAAATATGCCCAGTTTTTACATGATAATTCTGAAATAAAAATAGCGAATAGACATGGAGCCTGGGGGAAAGAAGAAATGGCAGCACAAGATGTTAACCTTAGTCTTCCAGTTGTTAAACCTAATGTTGAAATTCCTGTTATTGAAATTGTGTTAAAATAA
- a CDS encoding family 43 glycosylhydrolase, producing MRNVFFFIFLIAFIVSSCKAQNPILKKTDPGFIYAADPAAEVFNGKVYVYSSRDVPDAVNFSTMQDYAVLESSDLKTWINHGVVIKPREYTWAHGQMNAPDVAYKNSWYYFYFPYNKTHIGVAKSRTPIGPWQEAVSDKITTIFDPTVFVDDDGQAYIYGNDHKVNIGEPGAHIMGAKLKDNMIELDGPWVRLSEEIVSEAVHIFKRNGIYYFNARVGPVTKYWMADTPLPQYATLKGTLAPDAPNAPNHASAIEFNNEWYFFYHRGDVNDGSFYRRSACFEKMTFREDGTIVPIEYTLENDKIEK from the coding sequence ATGAGAAACGTATTTTTTTTTATTTTTTTAATTGCATTTATTGTTAGTAGTTGCAAAGCTCAAAATCCAATTTTAAAGAAAACAGACCCTGGATTTATTTATGCTGCAGATCCTGCTGCTGAGGTTTTTAATGGGAAGGTGTATGTTTATTCATCTAGAGATGTTCCAGATGCAGTAAATTTTAGCACTATGCAAGACTATGCTGTTTTAGAATCTTCAGATTTAAAAACTTGGATAAATCACGGAGTGGTTATAAAACCAAGAGAATATACTTGGGCTCATGGGCAAATGAATGCTCCAGATGTGGCTTATAAAAACAGTTGGTATTATTTCTATTTCCCTTATAATAAAACACATATTGGTGTAGCAAAAAGTAGAACTCCAATTGGTCCTTGGCAAGAAGCAGTTTCAGATAAGATTACAACTATTTTCGATCCTACAGTTTTTGTAGATGATGATGGTCAAGCTTATATTTATGGAAATGACCATAAAGTAAATATTGGCGAACCAGGAGCACATATTATGGGTGCAAAGTTAAAAGATAATATGATAGAACTTGATGGTCCTTGGGTTCGATTAAGTGAAGAAATTGTAAGCGAAGCAGTGCATATATTTAAAAGAAATGGTATTTATTATTTTAATGCAAGAGTAGGACCTGTTACTAAATATTGGATGGCAGATACGCCTTTACCACAATACGCAACCTTAAAGGGAACATTAGCACCTGATGCTCCTAATGCACCTAATCATGCATCTGCTATAGAATTTAATAACGAGTGGTATTTCTTTTACCATAGAGGAGATGTTAATGATGGTTCATTTTATCGTAGATCCGCTTGTTTTGAAAAAATGACATTTCGAGAAGATGGAACAATAGTCCCAATTGAGTATACATTAGAAAATGACAAAATTGAGAAATAA